The DNA region CCCACCACCGCCCTGGACGTCACCGTCCAGGCGCAGATCCTGGACCTCATCCGCGACCTCCAGGAGGAGTTCGGCTCCGCGGTCATCATCATCACCCACGACCTCGGGGTGGTCGCCGAGCTCGCCGACGACATCCTCGTCATGTACGGCGGCAAGTGCGTCGAGCGCGGCCCCGCCGAGACCCTCTTCGACGCGCCCGAACACCCCTACACCTGGGGACTGCTGGGCTCCATGCCGCGCCTCGACCGGGAGCTCCAGGACCGGCTCGTCCCGGTCAAGGGCACCCCGCCCAGCCTGATCAACGTGCCCTCCGGCTGTGCGTTCCACCCGCGCTGCCCGTACGCCGACCTGACCGGCGGGCGCTCGGCCGACGAGGTCCCGGCACTCATCGAGGCCGCTGCCGGACACCACGCGGCCTGCCACCTCGCGGCCGCCGACCGGCACCGCATCTTCGCCGAAGAGATCGCGCCCCGGCTGTGAGGCCCGCCCCGGCCGCGCGCCCCGACCCGAGGGTGAGCCCCGCCCCGTACCACCATTCTGGAGAGAACCGATGACGGACACTCAGGCGGCGGCCATCCCTTCTCCCGCACCCGCCTCCGACCGGGAGCCGCTGCTCCGGGTGGCCGGCCTGACCCGGCACTTCCCGATCCACGGCGGCCTGATGCGGCGCCAGACCGGTGCCGTCCGGGCGGTCGACGGCATCGACTTCACCGTCAACGCCGGCGAGACCCTGGGCGTGGTCGGCGAGTCCGGCTGTGGCAAGTCCACGATGGGCCGACTGGTCACCCGGCTCGACGAACCCACCGCCGGGAAGATCGAGTTCGAGGGCACCGACATCACCCACCTGGGCGTCGGAGCGATGCGGCCGCTGCGCCGCGACATCCAGATGATCTTCCAGGACCCGTACTCCTCGCTGAACCCCCGGCACACCGTCGGCACCATCGTCGGCGCGCCGTTCCGGCTGCAGAAGGCCGATCCGCCCGGCGGGGTCAAGAAGGCCGTCCAGGACCTGCTGGAGCTCTGCGGGCTCAGCCCCGAGCACTACAACCGCTACCCGCACGAGTTCTCCGGCGGCCAGCGCCAGCGCATCGGCATCGCCCGGGCGCTCGCCCTGCGGCCCAAGATGATCGTCGCGGACGAGCCGGTCTCGGCCCTCGACGTCTCCATCCAGGCCCAGGTGGTCAACCTGCTCGACGACCTCCAGCAGGAGCTCGGCCTGACCTACCTGATCATCGCGCACGACCTCTCGGTGGTCCGGCACGTCTCCGACCGGGTCGCCGTGATGTACCTCGGCAAGATCGTCGAGATCGCCGACCGGGACTCGCTCTACCGCAGCCCGATGCACCCGTACACCAACGCCCTGATGTCCGCGGTGCCGGTGCCCGACCCGCGCCGCAAGCAGCGCGGCGGACGCGAGCGGATCCTGCTCAAGGGCGACGTGCCGTCCCCGATCAACCCGCCCAGCGGCTGCCGGTTCCGCACCCGCTGCTGGAAGGTGCAGGACGTCTGCGCCAGTCAGGAACCGCCGCTCGTCGCGCTCGCCTCCGGGCACCAGGTGGCCTGCCACTTCCCGGAGAACGCCCCCGGGGCCACCCCCGGCGACGACCGGGCGGCCGCCTCGGTGTGACCCGCGTCGGCGGCGTCGGTCGCGTCGATCGCGCCTGTTGCGTCGCCCGTGCCGGCCGCGTCGGCCGCATGACGCCGGAAGGCCGCCCGCCCCCAGCCCCACGGCTCCGGGCGGGCGGCCTTCCGGCGTCCGGGGCGTCCCCGCTCCGGGTGGACGGCTCGGACGGCCTGCTCGGGCGGCCTGTTCGCGCGGAGGTTCGGACGGCCTGTTCGAGTGGACGGTTTGGGGCGGTCCCGACAATCGGGTCCATAGTGGTCCGGTGACCTCGCAGATCTTCCCCTCCGACGTGCAGCAGTCGCTGGACCTCGTCGGCATCTTCGTCTTCGCCCTCTCCGGAGGGCTGCTCGCCGTCCGCAAGAACATGGACATCTTCGGCATCTGTGTGCTCGCCGAGGTCACCGCACTGGGCGGCGGGGTGATGCGCGACCTCGTCATCGGCGCCACCCCGGTCGCCGCCTTCAGCAACCTCGGCTACTTCACCACCCCGCTCGCCGCCGGACTCGTGGTCTTCTTCCTGCACCCCGAGGTCGAACGGATCAACCGCGCCGTGCAGACCCTCGACGCACTCGGCCTCGGCCTGTTCTGCGTGACCGGCACCGTCAAGGCGCACGACTACGGGCTCGGCGCCGTCCCGTCCGTCGCCCTCGGCATGGTGACCGCGGCCGGCGGCGGCGTGATGCGCGACGTGCTCGCCGGCGAGATCCCCTCGCTGCTCCGCTGGGACCGCGAGATCTACGCCGTGCCCGCCCTGGTCGGCTCCACCATGGTCGTCGTGCTGATCGCGCTCGACCGGCTGACCGCCGCCACCGGCACCGCCGCCGCGCTGACCGCCTTCGTGCTCCGGATGCTCGCCCTCAAGTACGGCTGGCGCGCACCGCGGGCCTGGCACCGCAACGGTTCTCGCACCAGCGAGGAGTAGGCGAGCCGCCGTACGCCAGCGAGACCGCCTCGGCCGTGCACAGCAGCTCCGGCACCAGCCGCACCAGCTCCGCGGGCGACACCCGGTCGGTCGGCGCCGAGATCGCGCAGGCCGCCACGGCCCGCCGGTCGCTGCCGGCCACCGGCGCGGCCACGCAGGTGACCGCCTCCCGGTGCTCGGCGGACTCGGCGGCCCAGCCCCGGCGGCGGACCGCCGCCAGGTCGGCGGAGAGCTCCGCCTCCGGCCTGCCGTCCCCCGGCAGCCCCGCCAGCAGCACCCGGCCGATCGCCGTCCCGGCCGCCGGCGCCCGCCGCCCGATCCGGCTCGGCCGCCCGGTGCCGCCGGTGCCGCCGGTGCCGTCGTCCCACCGGCCCGCCAGCTCGTCCAGGTACAGCACCTCACCGTCCTGCAGCACCGCCAGCTGCACGGTGCAGCCGCTGCGCTCGCCGAGGGCGGCCAGGTACGGCGCGGCGACCTGGCGGACGTCGATCTCCTCCAGCGCCCGGTTCGCCAGCGACAGCACCTTGCCGCCGAGCCGGTAGCGGCGGTCCGACTGCCGGTGGACGAAGCCGTGCTCCTCCAGCGTGCGCAGCAGCCGCAGCGCGGTCGACTTGTGCACGCCGATCGAGGTGGCGGCCTGTTCGAGGGAGACCGGGCCGTCGCCGAGTGACCCGAGGAGGGTCAGCGCGCGATCGACGGACTGCGACATGCCGCCCCCTGTCCTGGTTTCGGTCCGGGTCCTGGTTCCGGTCCGGGTCCTGGTTCCGGTCCGGCCGCACACCGGTGGCCGTCAGGCTAACCGCTCGCGACGCGCGCCCCGCACCGGGCCCCGGCCGCTCCGCACCAGGCGGCCCGGCTCTGCCCCTCCGGCTGCCCGCCCGGGCACGACGGTCCTCCACCGGCCCGGCCGGGGGCGGCCGGTGGCCGGATCGGTACGGTGGGCGGATCGGCCGCCGGACCGCAAGCCGGAGGCCCTCTACAATCGGATGGTTATGCCATACCTGGACCATGCGGCGACCACGCCGATGCTGCCCGAGGCGATCGCCGCGATGTCGGCACACCTGGGGGTCGTCGGCAACGCCTCCTCCCTGCACGCGGCCGGCCGCCGGGCCCGCCGCGTGGTCGAGGAGGCCCGCGAGTCGCTGGCCGACTCGCTCGGCGCCCGGCCCAGCGAGATCGTCCTCACCGGCGGCGGCACCGAGTCCGACAACCTGGCCGTCAAGGGCCTGTACTGGGCCCGCCGCGGCGCCGACCCGGCCCGCACCCGGGTGCTCTGCAGCCCGGTCGAGCACCACGCGGTGCTCGACGCGGTGCACTGGCTCGCCGAACACGAGGGCGCCACCGTCGAGTACCTGCCGGTGGACGGCCTCGGCCGGGTCCACCCGGCGGCGCTGCGCGAGGCGGTCGAACGCGACCCGGCCTCCGTCGCGCTGGTCACCGTCATGTGGGCCAACAACGAGGTCGGCACCGTCCAGCCGGTCGCCGAACTCGCCGCCGTCGCAGCCGAGTACGGCATCCCGATGCACGCCGACGCGGTCCAGGCGCTCGGTCAGGTCCCGGTCTCCTTCGCCGACTCGGGACTCACCGCGCTCACCGTCACCGGCCACAAGATCGGCGGCCCGTTCGGCATCGGCGCACTGCTGCTGTCACGCGGCTCGACACCCGTCCCGCTGCTGCACGGCGGCGGCCAGGAACGCGACGTCCGCTCGGGCACCCTCGACGCACCCGCCGCCGCCGGCTTCGCCGCCGCCGCGGAGATCGCCGTCGAACGGCGCGCCGACCACGCCGCCACCCTCGGCGCACTGCGCGACGAACTCGTCGCCGCGGTGCTGGCCGGCGTCCCGGACGCGGTGCTCAACGGCGACCCGGCGGCGGACGGACGGCTGCCCGCCAACGCCCACTTCTCCTTCCCCGGCTGCGAGGGCGACGCGCTGCTGATGCTGCTCGACGCCCAGGGCATCGAGTGCTCCACCGGCTCGGCCTGCTCCGCCGGCGTGCCGCAACCCAGCCATGTCCTGCTGGCGATGGGCGTCGACCCGCTGCTCGCCCGCGCCTCGCTCCGCTTCTCGCTCGGCCACACCTCCACCCGGGACGACGTCACCGCCCTCACCGAGGCCATCGGACCGGCCGTCCACCGCGCCCGCAACGCCGGTCTCGCGTCCGTCCGGCGCTGAGGAAACCCCGGCGGAATGCCCGACCGCACCACGTACGCTTGGATGCATCATGACTGACTTCCCGGGTGCCCCGACCGCTCCGTCCACCGGCCGCCTCCGCGTGCTCGCGGCGATGTCCGGCGGGGTCGACTCCGCCGTCGCCGCCGCCCGCGCCGCCGAAGCCGGGCACGAGGTGACCGGCGTGCACCTGGCGCTGTCCAGTAACCCGCAGTCCTTCCGCACCGGCGCCCGCGGCTGCTGCACCATCGAGGACTCCCGGGACGCCCGCCGGGCCGCCGACGTGATCGGCATCCCGTTCTACGTCTGGGACCTCGCCGAGCGGTTCCGCGAGGACGTCATCGACGACTTCGTCGCCGAGTACGCGGCCGGCCGCACCCCCAACCCGTGCCTGCGCTGCAACGAGAAGATCAAGTTCGCCGCGCTGCTCGACAAGGCGGTCGCGCTCGGCTTCGACGCCGTCTGCACCGGCCACTACGCGCGGATCGTCGACCTGCCGGGCGGCGAGCGCCAGCTCCACCGCGCCGTCGACGGCGCCAAGGACCAGTCCTACGTGCTCGGCGTGCTCGACGCCGACCAGCTCGCCCACTCGCTCTTCCCGCTCGGCGACACCACCAAGGACGTCATCCGCGAGGAGGCCGAACGGCGCGGCCTGGCCGTCGCGAAGAAGCCCGACAGCCACGACATCTGCTTCATCGCCGACGGCGACACCCAGGGGTTCCTGGCCCGCCACCTCGGCGCCGCGACCGGCGACATCGTCGACACCGACGGCGCCAAGCTCGGCGAGCACGACGGCGCCTACGGCTTCACCATCGGGCAGCGCAAGGGCCTGCGGATCGGCCGCCCGGCGGCGGACGGCAAGCCGCGCTACGTCCTCGACATCTCGCCGGTGAACAACACCGTGACGGTCGGCCCGGTCGAGGGCCTGGACGTCACCGCGCTGACCGCGATCCGGCCGCGCTGGTGCGGGGACTCCCCGGCGTCGGACGGCCGCTACACCGCCCAGCTGCGCGCCCACGGCGAGGAGGTGCCGGTCACGGCGGCGGTCGTCGACGGGGAGCTGCACGTCCGCCTGGACTCCGCCGTGCGCGGCATCGCCCCGGGGCAGGCGGTCGTGTTGTACGACGGCACCCGCGTTGTCGGCTCGGCCACCATCGCCACCACGGAACGCCCGGCCGTCAACGCCTGAGGACGGGGCGGGAGGGCCGGTCCAGCCAGGCCCACTGCTCCGCCTCGGTGACCGTCAGCCCGAACCGGTCGGGGCCGGGGCGGGCCCGCTCCTCCCACCAGCGGTAGGCCTCCTCGACCTCGTCCCAGAGGCGGCGGGGGCCGTACTGCCACACGGTGCCGTCCTCGACGGCGGCCCAGGAACGGGCGTCGGTGGTGGCCACCCAGAGCCGGGCGCCGTCCTCGTCCCGGGCGGTCCACACGTCGCCCAGACGCAGCCCGAGAGCGAAGCGGGCCTCCCATGCGTCGCCGGTGATCCGCTGCGGGGACAGCATCGTCCGGCTCTCGTCGGGAGCGTGCTCGTCGCGGACGACGTCGCGGAAGATCCGCAGGTCCTGCCGCTGGGTGCGCATCAGCATGAACGCGGAGTGCGGGCCGAACCGGCCCTCTGCTCGGTCGTCGTGCACGACGAGTCTGAGCAGTCCCTAGCAGAGCATGGGGTTGTCCCAGGGGGTGAGGACGATGCCGCCGGGTCTGGTCTGCTCGATCCAGGCCCATGGGATCCGCCGGACCGAGCAGGTCGAGATGATGCGGTCGTACGGCAACCGGCGGTGCCAGCCGAGGGAGCCGTCCCCGCAGACCACGTCGACGGTCAGGCCCGCGGCGTTCAGGGCGGCCTGCGCCTGGCGGGCGACCCGGGCGTCGATCTCGACCGAGGCGACGTGTCCGGGGCCGAGGCGGTGGGCGAGGAGCGCGGCGTTCCAGCCGGTGCCGGTGCCGATCTCCAGGACACGCATGCCGGGGCGGACGTCGAGGTCGCGGAGCATCCGGACCACGATCGAGGGGGCGGAGGCCGAGGAGGAGGGCCAGGCCCCGGCGGGGTCGGGCGGTTCCTCGCCGTCGTTGACCTGGGTGACGACCGGCAGGTCCGCGTAGGCGGAGTCGAACCAGCGGTCGTGGTCGGTCGGGAGGTCGCACGGCTCGTAGCCGCCGTGGCCGTCGTCCAGCCAGATGCGCTCCGGGAGGAAGCGGTGCCGGGGGACGGCCGTGATCGCCTCCCGCCACTCGCGGGGGACGGGGCCGCCGAGCGCTTCGCCGACGGCCCCGAGCAGGCCGCGGACGGCGGCCTGCTCGGGGTGGTGAGGGTAGTCGGTCACTTCTTGTCGTCGTCCTTCCGGTGCTTCGGCTCGGGCGCCGGCCGCGCGCCGTCGGGGGACGGCTTGTCCGTGCCGGGGTCCTTCTTGCCGCCGTGCTTCCCGCCGCTGTCCTTATCGGTTCCCCAGGCCATGGGCCCTCCTCGTGGTTGTGGTGGTCGTGTTGCGGCTACCGCTGCGGAGGCCGGGGCGTGGGCGGATTCGCCGGCTTCGGCCGCGGCGGCTTCGGTTCAGGCGTGGGCATGGGGGGACTCCAATCGGCGTGAGGGAAAGGGAGGTTGGTCGTGCCGCCTGAGTTCAGTGAGAACGATTGATCAGCACCAGGGCACCGGCAGCGAGGTGGAGCACGGCCGCGACCGACACCCCGTAGGCGGCCCACACCCGGACGGAGTCGGTATAGGGCGCGGAAGACGAGCCCTTCCCGGAATCGGGGGTCCGTGACGCGCTTGGCGGCCGGGAGGATCCGGCCGTGCCGAACCCTGACCTTCCGGGGGCTGTGGCGGAGTTCTCGATCACGGATCGTCTTGTCCTTGGTGAGCATGTCGGCGGATCGGGTCACACGGCGTACGGGAGGGGGTCCAGGGGCACCGCGAGAAGGGTTCGGCCTTCGGGGGCCGCGTGTGGGCCGATCACGGCCCACACGCGTTTGCCGGCGGGAAGGGGCTCGTAGCCGACCGATTCCGCGTAGACGCTGATCAGTGCGAGCCCGCGCCCGGACTCGTCGCCGGATCCGGCCGTGCGCTTCACCGGCGCCTCGGTGGTGCCGTCCGTGACCGCGACGATGACGTGGCCGTCGGCCAGCCACATTTCGGTGTCGATCAACCCGAGGGCCGGCCGGCCGTGTTGGCTTGCGTTGGTCACCAGCTCGGTGAGGACCAGGAGTGCGGCGAACACCTGATCGCCGTCCGGGTCGATTCCCCACGTCTGGAGGACTTTGCTGGCGTTCGCACGGAGGACAGAGACGGCATCTGGCGCTTGGTCGACCGCCCATGCGGCGCGCTTCGCGCCGATTGGGGCCAGAGGGCGGGGCTGCGGCCTTGTATCGGTCGTCACTGCCCCGCTGCCTCCGCTCGGCCCGTTCGCGTCAGTCCGGACGCGGCCGCCGATCGGGTGGCATTGACCGGTTCTTCGAAATCCTGCGTACTTGCCCTGGGCAGGGGAGTTGGGGGCATCACGGTACCTTCGATCAGAACGAACGACGGCTCTTCCGTCACCCGTTCAGGGAAGAAGGAGGCTCGTCAGGGTGCCTCCGGCTAGCCTTGACCGGGGCGACTACGACAGTAGAAGTTCGAGATCAGAACGTGCAGGGACTGCGAGTACGAGTTGATGGTGTGAACTCCCGAAGATGGGGGCTCTTGTGCGATCCAGGCCGAGCAAAGTCCTGACCGAGAGTCAGGGAAGCTTGTATCGAACGCGTTCAGGCGTGGTCTCGGGATATGTCCTACGAGTGATACGAGAGCAGCAGGGCCGGACCCAGGAGGGACTTTCCGAGGCGCTCGGTGTCTCGGTGGACACCATCGCGGGATGGGAGAACGGCCGACGGCCCCTCACTGCTGTTCCTGTCGGGCAGATGCTCACGACCCGCCACCTGCTCATGCGACTGGGCGCCACATCCGCTCTTCTCCATGTCTTCGAACGCGCTCTTGAGGCCGACATGCTGCTCGCTGGCGCGCTCGAAGACGATGTGTCGGTGGCGGCAGGTCCGCTCGGATCGATGGTGATGCAGCGCGACCTCATCGAGGTCTTGGCGTGGCCGCTCAATGGCCGAGCTCCTCGGGGTATTCGTGAACTTCCGGCGCCGGTGCGCTCTCGGAGAGGGCCTGCACCGGTCGGGCCGGAACTCTCCGGATCCGAGCGTGCCCGCTTCTTCGCCAACATGCGGCGAACTGCGGAGGAGGCTCGTGGAAGGGACCAACTCCTGCTCCGTCGCCAAGCGCTCTACCTCGCCGGTCTCGACGACCATGACGACACCGGTTCGTGGCTCGCTCATCAGCAGCGAACGGAACGCCCGAGTGATTGGCTGAGCAACTGGCTCAACTTTCGTTCTGTCGCGATGGTCTCCGCCCGGCACGGCGATCAAGATCAACTGGCCCACTTCATCGACGCCGCCCTGGCCGATGATGCCGGCGAAGCCGCGAACCTCAACTACTGGGCGTACTGGGTCGGAGAGCTTCCACTTGAGCTCTCCGACGACTTCATCGCGAATTCGACGTCTGCTTCCTGGCCCGGCTACAAGCTGCTCACGCACCTGGCCGATGGTCTCGACACCAGCCATGGTTACCTGGACCTGAATATCCACACAGCGTGGTCCCTGCTGCAGGCGCGGCCGAACCTTCTGCGCTCGGGAGTGGCGGTAGCGGTCCTGCGCGACAGGTTGCCCGTGATGTTGGATAGCGCCGGGGTCTCGACGCGTGGGCGGCGTGAGCTCGAAGGCATTCGCTACGCAATCCGCCTCGCTGAGGCGTGAGAGGAGTCCGAGGGTGTCCGATGACCTGTCTTCGGTGGCGCGGTTCCTGTTCGAGGCCGGGACGCTCAAGCAGACCAAGCGCAGCGGGTGGTGGATGGCGGGCGTCCGTGATCCCGAGTCGGTCGCCGAGCATTCCTGGCGGACCTCGCTCCTCGCGTCGGTCATCGCCAAGCTCGAAGGCGCGGACCCCGCGCGGGCGGCGTTCCTCGCCACCTGGCACGACGTCGCGGAGACGCGGACCGGCGACGTCAACTATGTCGGCAAGAAGTACTCGACCGGCGCCGACCCCGAGGCGGTCACGGCCGACCAGGTCGCCGGCATGCCCGAGGCCCTGGCCTCGACCGTGCGGGAACTCGTCGCCGAGTACGAGGGCAAGGAATCACCCGAAGCCGTCTGCGCACGGGACGCCGACAAGTTGGAGTGCCTGCTCCAAGGGGTCGAGTACCTGGCTCAGGGGTACGTGAACGCCCAGCGGTGGATCGACAACAGCCGTGGGCGGTTGACCACGAAGACCGCCAACGACCTCGCTGACGCCATCCTGGCGACCGACTCGCTCGACTGGCTCCGCCATGCGCTCGGGGAGAAGCCTTCGCCATCCTTGACTTCTCAGGGGTGATGGTCCGTTCAGCCTGGCGGGGAGCTCTCGCCCCTCCTCGGAACCGGTGGCATGACGAGCGGCGGTGAGACCGGCCCGCTGCCCCTCCACTCGGTGTCCGTCGCCGGGGTGGTGGTGCGGGACGACGGGCGCGTGCTGGCGATCCGACGGGCGGACAACGGGACGTGGGAGCCGCCGGGCGGGGTGTTGGAGCTGACCGAGGCCCTTGAGGACGGGGTGCGGCGGGAGGTCTTCGAGGAGACGGGGATCAGGGTCGGCGTGGAGCGGCTGACCGGGGTGTACAAGAACGTGAGCCGGGGGATCGTCGCCCTGGTGTTCCGTTGTCGCCCCGAGGGCGGGGCCGAGCGGCTTTCGGACGAGTCGACCGCCGTCGGCTGGCTCACACCCTCGGAGGCCTCCGGCCGTATGGCGGAGGTGTACGCCGTGCGCGTGCTGGATGCCCTGCGGGACGATGACGTCCCGGCCGTCCGTGCGCACGACGGCCGGCATCTGCTGGCCGGTAGTCGTCGAACGCGTGCAAGGGACCAGGAGACGCCGGTATGAGCTTCTACGAGCAGCACCGCGACTTCGTCGAGGAGTTGGAGCGGATCGCCCCGGAGGGCGTCCGGATCGAGTGGTTCGGGGACACGCTGATCGTGCAGGCGCCACCCTCGAACATCCACCAGCTCAACATCGCGCGGGTGCGCCGGCAGTTCGAGCGGCACGCGCCCGACGGCTACCTCCCCGGCGAGCGCAGCGAGATCGTCAGCCCGGACGTCTCCAAGGGGCGCGAGCCGGATCTGACCTACCTCTCCCTGGAAGTCCTCTCCGAGCCGGGCAACAAGGCACCTGCTGCGGAAGCACTGATCGCCGTGGAGATCGTCTCCCCCTCCAACCCCGGCAACGACTGGATGGACAAGCTCCACGACTACGCCGTGATGCGCATCCCGCTGTACCTGATCGTGGACCCCCGCCAGCAGACCGTGACCCTGTTCTCGGAGCCGGACCGTGACCGGTACCACACCCGCAGCGACCGGAAGTTCGGCGACGAGATCCGCATCCCGGAACCGTTCGGCTTCACGCTCGGCCTGGCGGCGCTCGTCCCGTACAAGGACTGACCCGGGCGGGAAAAGGCGGTGGGGGGCCGGGCCGGGGCGTGATAGACCGGACGCACTATGAACATCACTGTCTTCTGCTCCGCGTACTCGCTCGACGACCGCTACTCGGCCCCGGCCGCCGAGTTCGCCCGGCTGCTCGGGGAGGGCGGGCACACGCTGGTCTGGGGCGGCTCGAACGCCGGGCTGATGGGCCTGCTCGCGGACGGCGTGAAGGCCGCGGGGGGCCGGCTGGTCGGGGTCTCCGTCGAGTTCCTGAAGCACAAGGCGTACGACGGCGCGGACGAGCTGGTCACCACCGCGGACCTCGCCGAGCGCAAGGCGCAGCTGCTGGAGCGCGCCGACGCCGTGGTCGTCCTGGTCGGCGGCCTCGGCACGCTGGACGAGGTCACCGAGGTGCTGGAGCTCAAGAAGCACGCGCTGCACGACAAGCCGGTGGTCGTCCTGGACACCGAGGGCTTCTACGCGGGCCTGCGCACCCAGCTGGAGCGGATGGACGCCGAGGGCTTCCTGCCCCGCCCGCTGGGCGAGCTGATCACCTTCGCCGACACCCCGGCCCGGGTCTTCGAGCAGCTGAAGGCCTGAGAGGATCACGGGCATGGCTGCTCATCTGATCACCGGCGCCGGCTCCGGCATCGGCGCCGTCCTCGCCGAACGCCTCGCCGAGCGCGGCGACGACCTCTGGCTGCTGGCCCGCGACGCCCGCCGCGCCGCCGAGCTGCGCGAACGCTTCCCCGGCGCGCAGACCCTGGTCGGCGACCTCGCCACCCCGGCCAAGCTGTCCTGGGCCCTCGGCCACCAGGCGCCCCCGGTCGAGCTGGACTCGCTGCTGCACGTCGCGGGCGTCGTCGAGCTGGGCCCGGTCGGCGATCTGCCGGTCAAGGCCTGGCAGGACACCCTGAACGTCAACCTGGTCGCCCCCGCCGAGCTGACCCGCCTGCTGCTGCCCTCGCTGCGGCTGGCGAAGGGCCACGTCGTCTTCGTGAACTCCGGCGCGGGCCTGCGGGCGAGCGCCGACTGGTCGGCGTACGCGGCGAGCAAGCACGGCCTGCGGGCGCTGGCCGACTCCCTGCGGCACGAGGAGCACGGGCACGGCGTCCGGGTCACCTCGGTCTACCCGGGCCGCACCGCGACCGCGATGCAGGTCAAGGTGCACCAGCAGGAGGGCAAGGAGTACGACGCCGGCCAGTGGATCGAGCCGGAGTCGGTGGTGAAGGCGATCCTGGCGGCGCTGGACGCCTCCCGGGACGCGGAGATCACCGACATCACCGTCCGCCCGGGCCGCTGAGGCACGGGCCGCCGGCCGTCCGACCGCGGACCTCCCGCCAAGCCCGGCGAGAGGGTCCGCGGTCGGACGGCCGGTCCGGCCGGTCCGGGCTCCCGCCCGTCGCGCAC from Kitasatospora sp. NBC_00458 includes:
- a CDS encoding methyltransferase domain-containing protein, whose amino-acid sequence is MTDYPHHPEQAAVRGLLGAVGEALGGPVPREWREAITAVPRHRFLPERIWLDDGHGGYEPCDLPTDHDRWFDSAYADLPVVTQVNDGEEPPDPAGAWPSSSASAPSIVVRMLRDLDVRPGMRVLEIGTGTGWNAALLAHRLGPGHVASVEIDARVARQAQAALNAAGLTVDVVCGDGSLGWHRRLPYDRIISTCSVRRIPWAWIEQTRPGGIVLTPWDNPMLC
- a CDS encoding trimeric intracellular cation channel family protein — translated: MTSQIFPSDVQQSLDLVGIFVFALSGGLLAVRKNMDIFGICVLAEVTALGGGVMRDLVIGATPVAAFSNLGYFTTPLAAGLVVFFLHPEVERINRAVQTLDALGLGLFCVTGTVKAHDYGLGAVPSVALGMVTAAGGGVMRDVLAGEIPSLLRWDREIYAVPALVGSTMVVVLIALDRLTAATGTAAALTAFVLRMLALKYGWRAPRAWHRNGSRTSEE
- a CDS encoding HD domain-containing protein, with translation MSDDLSSVARFLFEAGTLKQTKRSGWWMAGVRDPESVAEHSWRTSLLASVIAKLEGADPARAAFLATWHDVAETRTGDVNYVGKKYSTGADPEAVTADQVAGMPEALASTVRELVAEYEGKESPEAVCARDADKLECLLQGVEYLAQGYVNAQRWIDNSRGRLTTKTANDLADAILATDSLDWLRHALGEKPSPSLTSQG
- a CDS encoding NUDIX domain-containing protein; this translates as MTSGGETGPLPLHSVSVAGVVVRDDGRVLAIRRADNGTWEPPGGVLELTEALEDGVRREVFEETGIRVGVERLTGVYKNVSRGIVALVFRCRPEGGAERLSDESTAVGWLTPSEASGRMAEVYAVRVLDALRDDDVPAVRAHDGRHLLAGSRRTRARDQETPV
- the mnmA gene encoding tRNA 2-thiouridine(34) synthase MnmA, whose translation is MTDFPGAPTAPSTGRLRVLAAMSGGVDSAVAAARAAEAGHEVTGVHLALSSNPQSFRTGARGCCTIEDSRDARRAADVIGIPFYVWDLAERFREDVIDDFVAEYAAGRTPNPCLRCNEKIKFAALLDKAVALGFDAVCTGHYARIVDLPGGERQLHRAVDGAKDQSYVLGVLDADQLAHSLFPLGDTTKDVIREEAERRGLAVAKKPDSHDICFIADGDTQGFLARHLGAATGDIVDTDGAKLGEHDGAYGFTIGQRKGLRIGRPAADGKPRYVLDISPVNNTVTVGPVEGLDVTALTAIRPRWCGDSPASDGRYTAQLRAHGEEVPVTAAVVDGELHVRLDSAVRGIAPGQAVVLYDGTRVVGSATIATTERPAVNA
- a CDS encoding IclR family transcriptional regulator, which translates into the protein MSQSVDRALTLLGSLGDGPVSLEQAATSIGVHKSTALRLLRTLEEHGFVHRQSDRRYRLGGKVLSLANRALEEIDVRQVAAPYLAALGERSGCTVQLAVLQDGEVLYLDELAGRWDDGTGGTGGTGRPSRIGRRAPAAGTAIGRVLLAGLPGDGRPEAELSADLAAVRRRGWAAESAEHREAVTCVAAPVAGSDRRAVAACAISAPTDRVSPAELVRLVPELLCTAEAVSLAYGGSPTPRWCENRCGARPAVRASRT
- a CDS encoding ATP-binding protein, which gives rise to MTTDTRPQPRPLAPIGAKRAAWAVDQAPDAVSVLRANASKVLQTWGIDPDGDQVFAALLVLTELVTNASQHGRPALGLIDTEMWLADGHVIVAVTDGTTEAPVKRTAGSGDESGRGLALISVYAESVGYEPLPAGKRVWAVIGPHAAPEGRTLLAVPLDPLPYAV
- a CDS encoding ABC transporter ATP-binding protein encodes the protein MTDTQAAAIPSPAPASDREPLLRVAGLTRHFPIHGGLMRRQTGAVRAVDGIDFTVNAGETLGVVGESGCGKSTMGRLVTRLDEPTAGKIEFEGTDITHLGVGAMRPLRRDIQMIFQDPYSSLNPRHTVGTIVGAPFRLQKADPPGGVKKAVQDLLELCGLSPEHYNRYPHEFSGGQRQRIGIARALALRPKMIVADEPVSALDVSIQAQVVNLLDDLQQELGLTYLIIAHDLSVVRHVSDRVAVMYLGKIVEIADRDSLYRSPMHPYTNALMSAVPVPDPRRKQRGGRERILLKGDVPSPINPPSGCRFRTRCWKVQDVCASQEPPLVALASGHQVACHFPENAPGATPGDDRAAASV
- a CDS encoding helix-turn-helix domain-containing protein: MGALVRSRPSKVLTESQGSLYRTRSGVVSGYVLRVIREQQGRTQEGLSEALGVSVDTIAGWENGRRPLTAVPVGQMLTTRHLLMRLGATSALLHVFERALEADMLLAGALEDDVSVAAGPLGSMVMQRDLIEVLAWPLNGRAPRGIRELPAPVRSRRGPAPVGPELSGSERARFFANMRRTAEEARGRDQLLLRRQALYLAGLDDHDDTGSWLAHQQRTERPSDWLSNWLNFRSVAMVSARHGDQDQLAHFIDAALADDAGEAANLNYWAYWVGELPLELSDDFIANSTSASWPGYKLLTHLADGLDTSHGYLDLNIHTAWSLLQARPNLLRSGVAVAVLRDRLPVMLDSAGVSTRGRRELEGIRYAIRLAEA
- a CDS encoding cysteine desulfurase family protein; this translates as MPYLDHAATTPMLPEAIAAMSAHLGVVGNASSLHAAGRRARRVVEEARESLADSLGARPSEIVLTGGGTESDNLAVKGLYWARRGADPARTRVLCSPVEHHAVLDAVHWLAEHEGATVEYLPVDGLGRVHPAALREAVERDPASVALVTVMWANNEVGTVQPVAELAAVAAEYGIPMHADAVQALGQVPVSFADSGLTALTVTGHKIGGPFGIGALLLSRGSTPVPLLHGGGQERDVRSGTLDAPAAAGFAAAAEIAVERRADHAATLGALRDELVAAVLAGVPDAVLNGDPAADGRLPANAHFSFPGCEGDALLMLLDAQGIECSTGSACSAGVPQPSHVLLAMGVDPLLARASLRFSLGHTSTRDDVTALTEAIGPAVHRARNAGLASVRR